One region of Catenuloplanes indicus genomic DNA includes:
- a CDS encoding carbohydrate ABC transporter permease: MAVFALVFLAPIAYSIYISLFKTRLIGGTSFVGLENYQQALTDPNFWDGLFRVGIFLVVQVPIMLGLALLAALAIDSGRLHGASFFRITIFLPYAVPAVVAAIMWGFMYGNQFGLVGNINEAFGINIPAPLGPDWILASIGNIVTWEFVGYNMLIFYSALRVIPSSLYEAAEIDGAGQFRIIRSIKLPAIRGALVIATIFSIIGSFQLFTEPSILQKLAPNAITTFFTPNYYAYSLSFNGQQYNYSATIAIIMGLVTMIIAYVIQLRGMRKGS, encoded by the coding sequence ATGGCCGTCTTCGCGCTGGTCTTCCTCGCTCCGATCGCATATTCGATCTACATCAGCCTGTTCAAGACCCGGCTGATCGGCGGCACCTCGTTCGTCGGCCTGGAGAACTACCAGCAGGCGCTGACCGATCCGAACTTCTGGGACGGCCTGTTCCGGGTGGGGATCTTCCTGGTCGTCCAGGTGCCGATCATGCTGGGCCTGGCGCTGCTGGCCGCGCTCGCCATCGACAGCGGGCGGCTGCACGGCGCGAGCTTCTTCCGCATCACGATCTTCCTGCCCTACGCGGTGCCGGCCGTGGTCGCCGCGATCATGTGGGGCTTCATGTACGGCAACCAGTTCGGCCTGGTCGGCAACATCAACGAGGCCTTCGGGATCAACATCCCGGCGCCGCTGGGGCCGGACTGGATCCTCGCCAGCATCGGCAACATCGTGACCTGGGAGTTCGTCGGCTACAACATGCTGATCTTCTACAGCGCGCTGCGGGTCATCCCGTCCTCGCTGTACGAGGCGGCGGAGATCGACGGTGCCGGCCAGTTCCGGATCATCCGCTCGATCAAGCTGCCGGCCATCCGGGGCGCGCTGGTCATCGCCACGATCTTCTCCATCATCGGCAGCTTCCAGCTCTTCACCGAGCCGTCGATCCTGCAGAAGCTCGCGCCGAACGCGATCACCACGTTCTTCACGCCGAACTACTACGCGTACTCGCTGTCGTTCAACGGCCAGCAGTACAACTACTCGGCGACCATCGCGATCATCATGGGCCTGGTCACCATGATCATCGCCTACGTGATCCAGCTGCGCGGCATGCGGAAGGGGAGCTGA
- a CDS encoding roadblock/LC7 domain-containing protein → MTAPHDPYHAARSELASLRTQVTGVKGSIISGVDGLLVLHDLLTQAEPHDLAALAAAAYGIGRTCGAALNQGNFSECTVRSQGGYFAVYAIGDLALLAVLGDDGLNVARLHIEARAVAARLSTQLSAQAMQQNLL, encoded by the coding sequence ATGACCGCACCGCACGACCCGTACCACGCCGCCCGGTCCGAGCTCGCCTCGCTGCGCACGCAGGTGACCGGTGTGAAGGGCAGCATCATCTCCGGCGTGGACGGGCTGCTGGTGCTGCACGACCTGCTGACCCAGGCCGAGCCGCACGACCTGGCCGCGCTGGCCGCGGCCGCGTACGGCATCGGGCGCACCTGCGGCGCCGCGCTCAACCAGGGCAACTTCAGCGAGTGCACGGTACGCAGCCAGGGCGGGTATTTCGCGGTCTACGCGATCGGCGACCTCGCGCTGCTGGCCGTGCTCGGCGACGACGGGCTGAACGTGGCGCGGCTGCACATCGAGGCGCGCGCGGTCGCGGCCCGGCTGTCCACACAGCTCAGCGCGCAGGCGATGCAGCAGAACCTGCTCTGA
- the arfA gene encoding arabinosylfuranosidase ArfA yields the protein MARARLTLDPAFTIGAVRRRLFGGFVEHLGRHIYDGIHEPGHPSAGPDGFRRDVVDLVKELGVSAIRYPGGNFVSGYNWEDGVGPVADRPRRLDLAWHSTETNQVGLHEFQTWLDLVGSELMLAVNLGTRGVKEAIELLEYANIAGGTALSEQRRANGRAEPFGIRMWCLGNEMDGPWQLGRRDAEDYGKLASMTANAMRQIDPGLELVVCGSSARSMPTFGSWERTVLEHAYDEVDYISCHAYYEPADGDYASFLASGTDMDAFIDAVVATADHVRAVKRSDKRIDISFDEWNVWYASRWNAIEDNLPIDHWPVAPRLLEDVYSVVDAVTFGGLLISLLNHADRVTSASLAQLVNVIGPIMTEPGGPAWRQTTFFPFALTSRLARGDALRVLVDADTVPTAKYGDVPVVSAAATSSGTGVSLFLQNRHLTEPATVTADLRGAAVTTVTAQGIWDDDMHAANTPADRERVALRTNDSARLADGTLTVTLPPVSWTAVSLA from the coding sequence ATGGCCCGCGCGCGACTCACGCTCGACCCGGCGTTCACGATCGGTGCCGTCCGGCGGCGGCTGTTCGGCGGCTTCGTCGAGCACCTCGGCCGGCACATCTACGACGGCATCCATGAGCCGGGCCACCCGTCCGCCGGCCCGGACGGGTTCCGCCGGGACGTGGTCGATCTGGTCAAGGAACTGGGCGTGTCCGCCATCCGGTACCCCGGCGGCAACTTCGTCTCCGGCTACAACTGGGAGGACGGCGTCGGCCCGGTCGCGGACCGCCCGCGCCGCCTCGACCTCGCCTGGCACTCCACCGAGACGAACCAGGTGGGCCTGCACGAGTTCCAGACCTGGCTGGACCTGGTCGGCTCCGAACTGATGCTGGCCGTCAACCTCGGCACCCGCGGCGTCAAGGAGGCGATCGAGCTGCTGGAGTACGCGAACATCGCCGGCGGCACCGCGCTGAGCGAGCAGCGGCGGGCCAACGGCCGCGCGGAGCCGTTCGGCATCCGGATGTGGTGTCTCGGCAACGAGATGGACGGGCCCTGGCAGCTCGGCCGGCGCGACGCGGAGGACTACGGCAAGCTCGCCTCGATGACCGCGAACGCGATGCGGCAGATCGACCCGGGCCTCGAACTGGTCGTCTGCGGCTCCTCCGCGCGCAGCATGCCCACGTTCGGCTCCTGGGAGCGGACCGTGCTGGAGCACGCGTACGACGAGGTCGACTACATCTCCTGCCACGCCTACTACGAGCCGGCCGACGGTGACTACGCGAGCTTCCTGGCGTCCGGCACGGACATGGACGCGTTCATCGACGCGGTGGTCGCGACCGCGGACCACGTGCGCGCGGTCAAGCGCAGCGACAAGCGGATCGACATCTCGTTCGACGAGTGGAACGTGTGGTACGCCTCCCGGTGGAACGCGATCGAGGACAACCTGCCGATCGACCACTGGCCGGTCGCGCCGCGGCTGCTGGAGGACGTCTACTCGGTCGTCGACGCGGTCACGTTCGGCGGCCTGCTCATCTCGCTGCTCAATCACGCGGACCGGGTGACCTCGGCCAGCCTCGCCCAGCTGGTCAACGTGATCGGCCCGATCATGACCGAGCCGGGCGGCCCGGCGTGGCGGCAGACCACGTTCTTCCCGTTCGCGCTGACCTCCCGGCTGGCCCGCGGCGACGCGCTGCGGGTGCTGGTCGACGCGGACACCGTGCCCACCGCCAAGTACGGCGACGTGCCGGTGGTGTCCGCGGCGGCCACGTCGTCCGGCACCGGCGTGTCGCTCTTCCTGCAGAACCGGCACCTCACCGAGCCGGCCACGGTCACGGCCGACCTGCGCGGCGCCGCGGTCACCACGGTCACCGCGCAGGGCATCTGGGACGACGACATGCACGCGGCGAACACGCCGGCCGACCGCGAGCGGGTCGCGCTGCGCACCAACGACTCGGCGCGGCTGGCGGACGGCACGCTCACCGTCACGCTGCCGCCGGTCTCCTGGACCGCGGTCTCGCTGGCCTGA
- a CDS encoding LacI family DNA-binding transcriptional regulator, which produces MADVARLAGVSAQTVSRVSTGHPGVVGSTRAQVLAAMKELGYRPNSAARALKRGEFRTIGVILFTLATTGNSRTVEAIANHAAREGYAITIIPVAAPTQDGVLGAFTRLGELAVDGAIVIMEVHLLDTTRITLPPGVQVVVVDSDAGDTYTVVDTDQADGARAAVRHLLALGHPTVHHVTGPSSSFASERRAAAWRSVLTEAGAPVPAPLVGDWSADSGYAAGLQLAGDPSCTAVFASNDQMALGLLRAFHERGRSVPGEISVVGFDDIPESRNFLPPLTTVHQDFAEMGRRCVQMVLRQIRHEGTAPGTTLVPTRLVERSSTAPPPRR; this is translated from the coding sequence ATGGCCGACGTGGCCCGGCTGGCGGGCGTGTCGGCCCAGACCGTCTCGCGCGTCTCCACGGGCCATCCCGGCGTGGTCGGCTCCACCCGTGCCCAGGTGCTCGCCGCCATGAAGGAGCTGGGCTACCGGCCGAACAGCGCGGCCCGGGCGCTCAAGCGCGGCGAGTTCCGGACCATCGGCGTCATCCTGTTCACGCTGGCCACCACCGGTAACAGCCGCACGGTCGAGGCGATCGCGAACCACGCGGCCCGGGAGGGCTACGCGATCACGATCATCCCGGTCGCGGCACCGACCCAGGACGGCGTGCTCGGCGCGTTCACCCGGCTCGGCGAGCTGGCCGTCGACGGCGCCATCGTGATCATGGAGGTGCACCTGCTGGACACCACCCGGATCACGCTGCCGCCGGGCGTCCAGGTCGTGGTGGTCGACTCCGACGCCGGCGACACCTACACCGTGGTCGACACCGACCAGGCGGACGGCGCCCGTGCGGCCGTGCGTCACCTGCTCGCGCTCGGCCACCCCACCGTGCACCACGTGACCGGGCCGTCGTCGTCGTTCGCCAGCGAGCGGCGGGCCGCGGCCTGGCGGTCGGTGCTGACCGAGGCCGGTGCGCCGGTCCCGGCACCGCTGGTCGGCGACTGGTCGGCTGACTCCGGCTACGCGGCCGGGCTGCAACTGGCCGGCGACCCCTCGTGCACCGCGGTGTTCGCGTCCAACGACCAGATGGCGCTCGGGCTGCTGCGGGCGTTCCACGAGCGCGGGCGGTCGGTGCCGGGCGAGATCAGCGTGGTCGGCTTCGACGACATCCCGGAATCGCGCAACTTCCTGCCGCCGCTGACCACGGTGCACCAGGACTTCGCGGAGATGGGGCGGCGGTGCGTGCAGATGGTGCTGCGCCAGATACGGCACGAGGGCACCGCGCCCGGCACCACGCTGGTCCCCACGCGGCTGGTCGAACGCTCCAGCACGGCTCCGCCACCACGTCGATAG
- a CDS encoding carbohydrate ABC transporter permease, protein MTTLQEAPATRSAPKKKVRRYSTKPRKSITLTLATGVILLYSVVPLLWLVINATKSREGLTDSFGLWFADGEFLLWDNIVSTLTYNDGIFGRWFLNTLLYVVAGAGGATFLAVLGGYGLAKFNFPGRGGVFAVVIGAVAVPGTALAVPTFLMFSQMGLTDTPWAIIIPSLISPFGLYLMWTFANDAIPTELLEAARVDGSGEFRTFFQVGIPLLAPGIVTVLLFTTVATWNNYFLPLIMLKDPDWYPLTLGLNAWNAQATTNGGEVIFHLVITGSLLMIIPLIAAFLLLQRYWQSGLAAGSVKE, encoded by the coding sequence ATGACGACGCTCCAGGAAGCACCGGCCACGCGGTCGGCGCCGAAGAAGAAGGTCAGGCGGTACAGCACCAAGCCGCGCAAGAGCATCACGCTCACGCTGGCCACCGGCGTCATCCTGCTCTACAGCGTGGTGCCGCTGCTCTGGCTGGTCATCAACGCCACCAAGAGCCGCGAGGGACTGACCGACTCGTTCGGCCTGTGGTTCGCCGACGGTGAGTTCCTGCTCTGGGACAACATCGTCAGCACACTGACGTACAACGACGGGATCTTCGGCCGCTGGTTCCTCAACACGCTGCTCTACGTGGTGGCCGGCGCCGGTGGCGCCACGTTCCTGGCCGTGCTCGGCGGCTACGGCCTGGCGAAGTTCAACTTCCCCGGCCGGGGCGGCGTCTTCGCGGTCGTGATCGGCGCGGTCGCGGTGCCCGGCACGGCGCTCGCGGTCCCCACGTTCCTCATGTTCAGCCAGATGGGCTTGACGGACACCCCCTGGGCGATCATCATTCCGTCACTGATCTCGCCGTTCGGTCTGTACCTGATGTGGACGTTCGCGAACGACGCGATCCCCACCGAACTGCTCGAGGCGGCGCGGGTGGACGGGTCCGGCGAGTTCCGGACGTTCTTCCAGGTCGGCATCCCCCTGCTGGCCCCCGGCATCGTCACGGTTCTGCTCTTCACCACGGTCGCGACCTGGAACAATTACTTCCTGCCGCTGATCATGCTGAAGGACCCGGACTGGTACCCGCTGACGCTCGGTCTGAACGCGTGGAACGCGCAGGCGACGACGAACGGCGGCGAGGTCATCTTCCACCTGGTGATCACCGGATCCCTCCTGATGATCATCCCGCTGATCGCGGCGTTCCTGCTGCTCCAGCGCTACTGGCAGTCGGGCCTGGCGGCCGGCAGCGTCAAGGAATGA
- a CDS encoding sugar phosphate isomerase/epimerase family protein, translating into MVNLILGNCPGSWGVRWAGPEPRPPWRRFLDELAGAGYGWLELGPYGYLPTDPGRLNDELARRGLRVCAGTVHGCGGLHRPDEFGDILARTRRAAELAAATGAHHLVFVPVPGYRDEFTGAWAEPDKLDDDGWRVLVRTANELGKHVLGEYGLTLCFQPHADTYVETGAQIGRFLAETDPAYVSLCLDTGHHAYAGGDPAGLIAEAPDRVGCVHVKQIDPRLAIRAQRESLAYGQVVMLGAACEPPHGLPDLPPVMDALRDRGRDVFVVVAHEPPPGLEAPAVVAARTREYLQSC; encoded by the coding sequence GTGGTCAACCTGATTCTGGGGAACTGTCCCGGTTCGTGGGGTGTGCGGTGGGCGGGGCCGGAGCCGCGCCCGCCGTGGCGCCGATTTCTGGACGAGCTGGCCGGTGCCGGTTACGGCTGGCTGGAGCTGGGGCCGTACGGCTATCTGCCGACCGACCCCGGGCGTCTCAACGATGAACTGGCCCGCCGCGGCCTGCGCGTCTGCGCCGGGACCGTGCACGGCTGCGGTGGACTGCACCGGCCGGACGAGTTCGGCGACATCCTGGCCCGCACCCGGCGCGCGGCCGAGCTGGCGGCCGCGACCGGCGCGCACCACCTGGTGTTCGTGCCGGTCCCCGGATACCGGGACGAGTTCACCGGCGCCTGGGCCGAGCCGGACAAGCTGGACGACGACGGCTGGCGGGTACTCGTCCGCACCGCGAACGAGCTGGGCAAACACGTGCTGGGGGAGTACGGGCTGACGCTGTGCTTCCAGCCGCACGCGGACACCTACGTGGAGACCGGCGCGCAGATCGGCCGGTTCCTGGCGGAGACGGACCCGGCGTACGTGTCGCTGTGCCTGGACACCGGGCACCACGCCTATGCCGGCGGTGACCCGGCCGGGCTGATCGCCGAGGCCCCGGACCGGGTCGGCTGCGTGCACGTCAAGCAGATCGACCCGCGGCTGGCGATCCGTGCGCAACGCGAGTCGCTCGCCTACGGCCAGGTGGTCATGCTCGGCGCGGCCTGCGAACCCCCGCACGGCCTGCCGGACCTGCCACCGGTGATGGACGCGCTGCGCGACCGTGGCCGGGACGTGTTCGTGGTGGTGGCGCACGAGCCGCCGCCCGGCCTCGAGGCACCGGCCGTCGTCGCCGCCCGTACCCGGGAGTATCTCCAGTCCTGCTGA
- a CDS encoding PhzF family phenazine biosynthesis protein: MQILRYTAFSDDPAGGNPAGVVLDATGATESEMLAVAAEVGYSETAFLLPRPDGEHDVRYFSPLAEVPFCGHATIATAVAHADRHGPGQLRLHTRAGLVPVTTTGRTATLVSVAPRTADLEDLDPLLDILGWSRDDLDPALPPRAAFAGAWHPVLAARTRARLAKLDYDLGTLAALMAARDWTTIMLVHRESDTVFHARNPFPPGGVVEDPATGAAAAAFGGYLRSLGPAPETITIHQGYDMGRPSVLTVTVPAETSAGIPVTGTAVPLTV, from the coding sequence ATGCAGATCCTTCGTTACACCGCGTTCAGCGACGACCCGGCCGGCGGCAACCCGGCCGGGGTGGTCCTCGACGCCACCGGCGCCACCGAGTCCGAGATGCTGGCCGTGGCCGCGGAGGTCGGCTACTCCGAGACCGCGTTCCTGCTCCCCCGCCCGGACGGCGAGCACGACGTCCGCTACTTCAGCCCGCTCGCCGAGGTGCCGTTCTGCGGCCACGCCACGATCGCCACCGCGGTCGCCCACGCCGACCGGCACGGCCCCGGGCAGCTGCGCCTGCACACCCGCGCCGGGCTGGTCCCGGTCACCACCACCGGGCGTACCGCCACGCTGGTCAGCGTCGCACCGCGCACCGCGGATCTCGAGGACCTGGACCCGCTGCTGGACATCCTCGGCTGGTCCCGGGACGACCTCGATCCGGCGCTGCCGCCACGGGCCGCGTTCGCCGGGGCGTGGCATCCCGTGCTCGCCGCCCGCACCCGGGCCCGGCTCGCGAAACTCGACTACGACCTGGGCACGCTCGCCGCGCTGATGGCCGCCCGCGACTGGACCACGATCATGCTGGTGCACCGCGAGTCGGACACCGTCTTCCACGCCCGCAACCCGTTCCCGCCCGGCGGCGTCGTCGAGGACCCGGCCACCGGCGCGGCAGCCGCGGCGTTCGGCGGCTACCTGCGCTCCCTCGGGCCCGCGCCGGAGACCATCACGATCCACCAGGGGTACGACATGGGCCGCCCGAGCGTGCTGACCGTCACCGTCCCGGCGGAGACCTCCGCCGGGATCCCGGTTACCGGCACCGCGGTGCCGCTGACCGTCTGA
- a CDS encoding ABC transporter substrate-binding protein codes for MMYTSRRNLLRLAGAVGVASVLAACGGGGDSGTGGETVSADDVTKALEEGGELLIWSWDTTIKPTADAFMAKYPKVKINVVNAGTNADQYVALQNALQAGKGVPDLAHIEYYALSQFALQKQVADLTGFGAPALKDKFAPGPWNGVTPNGGVFGLPLDSGPMVLYYNEEVFKKHNVAVPATWDEYYEAAKKLHAADPKVFIAADSGDAGTTTSMIWQAGGKPYTVEGQNVTINFADAGAQKYTALWQKMIDEKLLSNISGWTDEWFQALGNGTLATLVVGAWMPSNLVSGAPNGAGKWRVAPMPQWEAGGTATAENGGSAMSVMEASTRKALAYGFLEYLTNGEGVKTRLDNGAFPATTADLNSPEFQAKEFEYFGGQKINELFAQSSANVVPGWQYLPFQVYANSIFKDTAGQAYITPTKLADGLKAWQDASVKYGNEQGFTVK; via the coding sequence ATGATGTACACCTCTCGGCGCAACCTGCTGCGCCTGGCCGGCGCGGTCGGCGTGGCCTCCGTGCTCGCGGCCTGCGGTGGCGGCGGCGACTCCGGCACCGGCGGCGAGACCGTCTCCGCGGACGACGTCACCAAGGCGCTCGAGGAGGGCGGCGAGCTGCTGATCTGGTCGTGGGACACCACGATCAAGCCGACCGCCGATGCGTTCATGGCCAAGTACCCCAAGGTCAAGATCAACGTCGTCAACGCGGGTACGAACGCCGATCAGTACGTGGCGCTGCAGAACGCGCTGCAGGCCGGTAAGGGCGTGCCGGACCTCGCGCACATCGAGTATTACGCGCTGTCCCAGTTCGCGCTGCAGAAGCAGGTCGCGGACCTGACCGGCTTCGGCGCCCCGGCGCTGAAGGACAAGTTCGCGCCCGGCCCGTGGAACGGCGTCACCCCGAACGGCGGCGTCTTCGGCCTGCCGCTCGACTCCGGCCCGATGGTCCTCTACTACAACGAAGAGGTCTTCAAGAAGCACAACGTGGCGGTGCCGGCCACCTGGGACGAGTATTACGAGGCCGCGAAGAAGCTGCACGCCGCGGACCCGAAGGTGTTCATCGCGGCGGACTCCGGCGACGCCGGCACCACCACCTCGATGATCTGGCAGGCCGGCGGCAAGCCGTACACCGTCGAGGGGCAGAACGTCACGATCAACTTCGCCGACGCCGGTGCGCAGAAGTACACCGCGCTGTGGCAGAAGATGATCGACGAGAAGCTGCTGTCGAACATCTCCGGCTGGACCGACGAGTGGTTCCAGGCGCTGGGCAACGGCACGCTGGCCACCCTGGTCGTCGGCGCCTGGATGCCGAGCAACCTGGTCTCCGGCGCGCCGAACGGTGCCGGCAAGTGGCGCGTCGCGCCGATGCCGCAGTGGGAGGCGGGCGGCACCGCCACCGCCGAGAACGGCGGCTCCGCGATGTCGGTCATGGAGGCCTCCACCCGCAAGGCGCTCGCCTACGGCTTCCTGGAGTACCTGACCAACGGCGAGGGCGTGAAGACCCGCCTGGACAACGGCGCGTTCCCGGCCACCACGGCCGACCTGAACTCGCCGGAGTTCCAGGCCAAGGAGTTCGAGTACTTCGGCGGCCAGAAGATCAACGAGCTGTTCGCCCAGTCCTCCGCGAACGTGGTACCGGGCTGGCAGTACCTGCCGTTCCAGGTCTACGCGAACTCGATCTTCAAGGACACGGCCGGCCAGGCGTACATCACGCCCACCAAGCTGGCCGACGGCCTGAAGGCGTGGCAGGACGCGTCCGTCAAGTACGGCAACGAGCAGGGCTTCACCGTCAAGTAG
- a CDS encoding lamin tail domain-containing protein, giving the protein MRRLLALATALLVALPAAPAQAAATGRCRPDGSGPVCRIWAGRVDHVSDGDTVAVDVFGDGTGTPLPIRLIGVQAMEQHVYSSVTAKRRGECHALAATARLEELIRWSGGLVRLTAQHPDSQSRGRALRSMSVRIGGVWRDAGQILIREGHAMWMLSSGGETAWNAPYRQAAQLAARAGRNLYDRDRCGAGPYPTAALDVWVNPDADGSDSANINGEWIRIGNNSGSAIPLGGWWVRDSGLRRYTFRPGTSVPSGGAIFVHTGHGVSTATHKYWGLSEPIFENPSWDATAIGDGAYLFDPQGDLRAQDLYPCVAGCRTLAGTVALSARPTDPELIRVTNTGAAPVNLFGHTVATGPHVYPITSAAVLDPGASFDLYAATGTSDGLARHWNKTEKIMSNRGGTAELRTRSQARDVCVAWGTGRC; this is encoded by the coding sequence ATGCGCCGACTCCTCGCCCTCGCCACCGCGCTCCTCGTGGCGCTGCCCGCCGCGCCCGCCCAGGCCGCGGCCACCGGACGGTGCCGCCCGGACGGGAGCGGGCCGGTGTGCCGGATCTGGGCCGGCCGGGTCGACCACGTGTCGGACGGCGACACGGTCGCGGTCGACGTGTTCGGCGACGGTACCGGCACGCCGCTGCCGATCCGGCTCATCGGCGTGCAGGCGATGGAGCAGCACGTCTACTCCAGCGTCACGGCGAAGCGCCGCGGTGAGTGCCACGCGCTGGCCGCGACCGCGCGGCTGGAGGAGCTGATCCGGTGGAGCGGCGGCCTGGTCCGGCTGACCGCGCAGCACCCGGACAGCCAGTCCCGCGGCCGGGCGCTGCGCTCGATGTCGGTGCGGATCGGCGGCGTGTGGCGGGACGCCGGACAGATCCTGATCCGCGAGGGGCACGCGATGTGGATGCTCAGCAGCGGCGGCGAGACCGCGTGGAACGCGCCGTACCGGCAGGCGGCACAGCTCGCGGCGCGGGCCGGGCGGAACCTCTACGACCGGGACCGGTGTGGCGCCGGGCCGTACCCGACCGCGGCGCTGGACGTGTGGGTGAACCCGGACGCGGACGGCAGCGACTCGGCGAACATCAACGGCGAGTGGATCCGGATCGGCAACAACTCCGGCTCCGCGATCCCGCTCGGCGGCTGGTGGGTGCGCGACTCCGGGTTACGCCGCTACACGTTCCGGCCCGGCACGTCCGTGCCGTCCGGCGGCGCGATCTTCGTGCACACCGGCCACGGCGTCTCCACCGCGACGCACAAATACTGGGGCCTGTCCGAGCCGATCTTCGAGAACCCGTCGTGGGACGCGACCGCGATCGGGGACGGCGCCTACCTCTTCGACCCGCAGGGTGACCTGCGCGCACAGGACCTCTACCCGTGCGTGGCCGGCTGCCGCACGCTGGCCGGCACGGTGGCGCTGTCCGCCCGGCCCACCGATCCGGAGCTGATCCGGGTCACGAACACCGGTGCGGCCCCGGTCAACCTGTTCGGCCACACCGTCGCGACCGGCCCGCACGTCTACCCGATCACCTCGGCCGCGGTGCTGGACCCGGGCGCGTCGTTCGACCTGTACGCGGCGACCGGCACCTCCGACGGCCTGGCCCGGCACTGGAACAAGACCGAGAAGATCATGAGCAATCGCGGGGGTACGGCCGAGCTGCGCACCCGTTCCCAGGCGCGCGACGTCTGCGTCGCCTGGGGAACGGGGCGCTGCTGA
- a CDS encoding lipoprotein gives MTPRISLRFAAVLIALVPAAAACATGPEGASPAASASSSSAAPAGPPAAAEAARVGAADSGCPMPVSFGIAASWTPKAVDTAALGPDLAAALGKGGMVPVCEIDAKPAGNIGFIRVYTGEHGDLRATLTSFAGEGAQAPAFTELRIGGKPAVEITYTSTSELDGTVEKEVAFAVETSRGVVAVALDSFDDEEHAAMLPAYELAKSTLTVTG, from the coding sequence GTGACCCCTCGTATCAGTCTGCGGTTCGCCGCCGTCCTCATCGCCCTCGTCCCGGCCGCGGCCGCCTGCGCCACCGGCCCCGAGGGGGCGAGCCCCGCGGCCTCCGCCTCCTCGTCCTCCGCGGCACCGGCCGGCCCGCCCGCCGCCGCCGAGGCCGCCCGGGTCGGGGCCGCCGACAGCGGCTGCCCGATGCCCGTGTCGTTCGGCATCGCGGCGTCCTGGACGCCGAAGGCGGTGGACACCGCCGCGCTGGGCCCGGACCTGGCCGCCGCGCTCGGCAAGGGCGGGATGGTGCCGGTGTGCGAGATCGACGCCAAGCCGGCCGGCAACATCGGCTTCATCCGGGTCTACACCGGCGAGCACGGCGACCTGCGCGCCACGCTGACCTCGTTCGCCGGCGAGGGTGCGCAGGCGCCCGCGTTCACCGAGCTGCGGATCGGCGGCAAGCCGGCCGTGGAGATCACCTACACGTCCACCAGCGAGCTCGACGGTACGGTGGAGAAGGAGGTCGCGTTCGCGGTGGAGACCTCCCGGGGCGTCGTCGCGGTCGCGCTGGACTCGTTCGACGACGAGGAGCACGCGGCCATGCTGCCCGCCTACGAGCTGGCGAAGTCGACGCTGACCGTCACCGGCTGA